The Solea senegalensis isolate Sse05_10M linkage group LG14, IFAPA_SoseM_1, whole genome shotgun sequence genomic sequence TCCTTCACTCCAGAGTCTTGCAGGTCATTTCCACTCAGGTCCAGGTGTCTCAGGTTGGAGGGGCGGAGCTTCAGAGGcgaggccagagaagaacagctgatctctgacagACCACAGTCAAtcaaactgacaaaacaaaaaaacaacagtgttaaAGGTCATGACCTTTCACATCAGTCTTGTTTAGTCTGGATGAACTGAGCTTCTTCACAGTGTTAAAAGACTATTCTCTGTGATCCGGGATGTTGAAGAtagctgtgctaaaaatgtttACCTGTGGAGGCGGTTCAGGAGAGTCGGGTTCTCAGTTCCATCTGTCACTGGTTCTCTTCCTGTTCTGCTCATCTCTTACAGGAAGTGAAGCATTTACAGCTACATCCTCCAGTAAGGACATGAGAAGAACAGGAGGAGAACCAGTGACAGACGGAACCCGAGAGAACCCGACTCTCTACAGGTAAGCTAGCATATGACCCAGCTAGCATCATCACCACGGATCATCTTGGAGCTGTGGACTGAAGATTACTAAAGGACACTGACCAAGGAGCTGAAGGTCAGACCTGCTCAGGTTCCTCCAGTCCTCAAAGGAGAAACAGCAGGACATTGATGAAGTTTCTGTTTAgcacatatataaatatctcCTGACATCAGACTAATAACTACACGTCATCTTCATGGTAAAGTCCATCAGCTCCTTACTGTCCACTGGGGCTGTCCCCTCTGTCCTCACAGTATCCATACTCAAACCAACACTGCAGTAAACAGGTTTAAACCTCTCAAAACTAATGTTCCTCTGAACACAGAACTAAACCATGGTGTCTGACCTCAGAGTCTTCAGTCCACAATCTGGACTCTCCAGAAAACTACTCAGCTCCTTCACTCCAGAGTCCTGCAACTTGTTCCAGCTCAGGTCCAGGACCTTCAGGTGGGacgggttggacttcagagccgaggacagagaagaacagccgatctctgtcaaactgcagtcaaTCAGACtgaaagacaacaaaacaacaactttactTAAATAAAGTCCATAtaaagtgtgagtgagagtgtggtAAGGTCTGCTGAACTAGACTCAGTATCAGTTTAGCATCAGAGGTACTgacactgtgctgtgagcgccccctgctctGAGAGCCAATCTGACACTCAtggctgaaaacatggctgccagcagagacacaaggaaaacagattttagctcgcagggacacactgaggtcaatctgaatgttggatttcaaacactgaagtgacaaaataagacattagaacatagtgatggaggcagcagtggatcaacaactcctgtgtgtgatgttaaaatcactgattttctctatggactttggtgtgggagagtgagtggtttacaaacttcagtttcctgttggaaaagtctgtctgactttgtgagataaagacgtgagaTGTGACATAGATATCAAAGACTtaactgacatagattttattacacaagtcctttgttaagaggctaaaatcagtttttcattcatgttttcactgagcgcGAACCAGTGATTCCTTTCAAACATTTGTGGTCACTAAACTATGGTGTCTGacctcagagtctccagtccACAATCTGGACTCCGCAGAAAACCACTCAGCTCCTTCGCTCCTGAATCCTTcagctcatttttattcaggTCCAGGTGTTTCAGGTGCGAGGGGTTGGCGTTCAGAGCCGAGGCCAGAGAGacacagctgatctctgtcaaccTGCACTCACTCAGACTgaagacagtagaaaaaaacgAGACAAAAGTCAATTATCCACTCCAATATCAATAACATGAGTCATTGAAATCTACTGATTCAATGACAACATCATACACCTGTTCATGTGCACAGGTTCAGAACCTGCTGCTGACCTCAGTCTGCAACTAGACCACAAACATAAAATCACACATGTCATATCACATGATGtggttgtttctgtgtctgacCTGAGGTTCTCCAGGCAACAGTGTGGACTCTGCAGTCCAGAACTCAGCTCCTTCACTCCTGACTCCTCCAGGTGGTTCCACCTCAGGTCCAGATGTGTCAGGTAAGacgggttggacttcagagccaAGCCAATGACTTCACAGTGAGGCTGTGAGAGTCGACACCGGTTGACTCTGTGAGCAGTAAAACAACAGAACCTGTAAGAGTCCTGTGTAATTTCATATGTTACAACAGAATGTGATTATATCAGTTACTGGTCCCAGTCCTGAGATCTGGACTCACCGAGCCCtcctgcagttcctcacagctggaatcaGTCTCAAACGTCCCTCCACTGATGTGTTGAACGTTCTCAGGTTGAACTCATCCTGAACCTCCTCTGACATCTGCAACATGtaggccagagctgagcagtggatcTCAGACACCTCCTTTGCTGGTCTTTTCTCAGCATTCAGGAACTCTTGGATCTCCCTGTGCACCGTGTTGTCGTTCATCTCGATCAGACAGTGGAAGATATTGATGCATCTGTTAGGAGAGATGTTGTAAGCCTTCAGCCTCTTCAGGTtgtcagtgactctctggatgatttctggactgttctgagtctgacccagcaAACCTCCCACAAGTTTCTGGTTGGACtccagacagagtccatgaaggaagcgaacaaataggtccaggtgaccattttcactttgaagggaTTTCTTCATGGCTCCTTTCATGAATTCATCCAGGATTGAATTATCATCTTGTTTTCCCAGGAAGTCCTGCAgtacctctgtcttcctgttggcATAGCagtggaacatgtagactgcagccagaaactcctgaatgctcagatgaacaaagcagtagactgttttctggaagatcacgctctctcttctgaagatctctgtacaaactcctgaATACACAGAGGCCTCCGTCACATCAAGACCACACCgttccaggtcttcttggtagaacatgatgtctcctttctgcagaTTTTCAAAGGCCAGCCTCCCCAGCAACAGAAGAACTTCCCTGTCAGCCTCCGTCAGCTCCCGTGGACTCGTCTCACATCCTTCATCGTACTTGTTCTTCTTACTCTTGAtctgaaccagcaggaagtgtgagtacaggtctgtcagggtcttgggcagctctcctctctgctctgtggtcaacatgtgctccagaactgtagcactgatccagcagaagactgggatttgacacatgatgtggaggctcctggacgtcttgatgtgtgagatgattctGCTGGACAGATCTTCAGATCTGGATCTCTTCCTAAAGTACTCGTCCTTCTGGTCGTCAGTGAAGCCTCGTACTTCTGTTACCCTGTCAACACATgtaggagggatctgattggccgcTGCAGGTCGAGAAGTTATCCAGATGAGAGCTGAGGGAAGCAGATTCCcctggatgaggttggtcagcagcacgttgactgatgacctgtgtgtgacgtcagaaaccggcgtcctgctgctgaagtccagtgagagtctgctttcatccaggccgtcaaagatgaacaaaggtttacagacagcGAGCTTCTCTGAGTTGACCTTCTGTAATGTTGgatggaaaacatggagcagcgtgagaagactgtgctgctgatctctgatcagATTCAGCTCCCTGAACGAAAGCAAaatcagcagattcacatcctggttttcaaaaccctcggcccagtccagagtgaacttctgaaccgagaaggtttttccaacaccagcgacGCCGTTGGTCAGGACGACTCTGATGCGAccctgctggtcaggtaaggctttaaagatgtcgcagCACTTGATGGGAGTGTCCTGGACCATCTTCTTCTTGAAGGTCGTCTCCAGCTGCCtcacctcatgttgagtatTGACCTCTTCACTCTGCCCCTgtgtgatgtagagctcagtgaagatcctGTTCAGGAGGGTTCTACTTCCTCTTCCACCagttccttcagtcacatgttcaaatctgctCCTCAAACTGATCTTATGTTCATCTAGAACCTCCTGCAGACCCTcatctgctgaaagacaagagacaaagtcAGGCTGAAGAAAGAATCTGAGGATGCATGAGAAAACACTGTCATGTCATCAGCAGGCACATGTTCAGTCTTTAGTCTATAATGTATACGTTCTACTCTTGTGTTGAGCTACAACTGAGTATTTATCATACtaatcatcaccattattattatgatttaattaaaagtcgataccagtataatttttatcaacagtctctgctgctgctgatataaATGACACTGTATTTCTATAAACTGTAAACTTGTAACTTGGGacagttgttgtgtatgtgctcccagtctctctcctctgtcagttgaggcagatgctgcacatgtgtgagtctgcttctgttaaaagggacttttttctctccactagtgtttgctcattgtgtgaattgtgtatgatttggcgctatacaaataaaactgaattgaattgaatattttgTTGGGACAAAAGTGGACACATATTTTGGGGCACAATGTGATTTGTAGTTCATTGTCCCCATCTTGATGTTTCATGACCAATTGTAAACAACAGATGAAGGAACAGTCTACAGTTGTCATGGAGAAGactgaaactgtgaaaaatgtgtgtttttgtaaagaaaTGGAGAATAAATCAGGCCTTACTTACTTAGTGCGCTGATGTTCTGTCCACACTGAGGACAGCAGAGGTCTCCTGGTGGACCAGACTGGTTCCAGTGTGAGGTGATGCAGTATTTGCAGAACCAGTGTCCACACCTGGTAGAGACCGGATCCTTTAGGACTTTCTGACACAAAGAACAGCAGGTTGTCTGCTCGTCCACAGAAACTCCAGACGtctctctgtggagacattACTTCGTCGTTAAACTTTCACAGGTTTGATCAGCTGATTCATGAATCTGATCCCTGACATCTTCAATATTTCATGAGTGAATCCAGTCTCTTACCTTAAAGGTCCAGGTTTGGTTTTGAAGAGTAAAGGCAGGTCTTTGGAGGCGTCGCTCTTCAGAGACTCACTGCTGAGCCCCGGAGAAGGTCCAGGTTTGGTTCTGAAGAGTAAAGGCAGGTCTTTGGGCGGCTCTTCAGAGACTCACTGCTGAGCTCCTGTTAGAAGGTTTGGTTCTGAAGAGTAAAGGCAGGTCTTTGGGCTCTTCAGAGACTCACTGCTGAGCCCGAGAAAGTCCAGGTTTGGTTCTGAAGAGTAAAGGCAGGTCTTTGGGGTGCTCTTCACAGACTCACTGCTGAGTCGGAGAAAGTCCAGGTTTGGTTCTGAAGAGTAAAAGGCAGGTCTTTGGAGGCCTCTTCACAGACTCACTGCTGAGTCCCGGAGAAAGTCCAGGTTTGGTTCTGAAGAGTAAAGGCAGGTCTTTGGAGGCGTCGCTCTTCACAGACTCACTGCTGAGTCCCGGAGAAGGTCCAGGTTTGgttctgaaaacacaaacatcacgtCAGTCCTCGCTCCTCTAGAAGTAGAActgaagaaatgaaaacaggaaGCAGGAGGTTAGTGAGTTCAACTTGTTCTGCTGTTAGAACCTCAACCAGCATCTCCTTCACCATCTGCTGCCACATTTAGCCCAACAGATGAAGATAAAAAGGTCATTAGTCATTAAAAGAAATCAAGTTGACTCAGCAGCACTTTTATTTACCCGAGAGCATAAAGAGTTCTGGTGATGACTCACTGTCGTCTTCTTCGTGTTCTTTGATCGTGGACAGAAAGTAAACATGCCCTCTGTGAACTTCTCTGAACTTTCTGTTCACAGACGTGAaatatgtgaataaaaaaatgattagtaaatccttttttaaactagtcagtttaaaaaaactgaaaaacttaATTGTTTTTTGCAAACATTCACTCATTTTGAATATGGACAGGTGACAACGTGTCAACTTGACTTTTATCATCTGAACTTTGACGTGTCTCAAGGTTTTACTGttaatgtttcacacacacacctgtgtgggtgtgtttttatgtgacatttgtgctgatgttttAATGTGAACGAGGACAAAGTTAAGTTTCGTCCCAGTTTAGAcgtaatatatacatacatactttatacacatgtgtatatatcatatatatattatatacactgatgtgtgtatatacatatgtaatatatgtatatacacacatcagTGACGCTCAGTTTCTTACTGTGAGTCTGAAGGTTCAGCTTCACGACTGCTGAAGTCTGGACGTTTGTGAGACACCACTCTGTCCTCGTCCTCCAtctgtaataaacacacacacaagttcactGTGACTGTGGAACACGAGTTAAagtagaagaaaaacatcaaaaatagAGAGAGAATCAAACCTGCTTCCCCTTTCCTCCTCCGTCTCTTCTGACTTTCTCTTTTAGAGAGACGGGTACGGCTGCAGCCTGGAGCCTCTCGTCTCATGCCTTCACCTCTTGGGCCATCCCGTTTCATGCCTGGGCGTGTACAACCGAGAGTGTACAGCAAGCACCCGCAGTCCTAGATTATGTTTAAATCTCACGGGGATTTACCGTTAGGTAGCGGCATTCCACTAATCTAAGCAATAGTTGCGACCAAAagaaagggaagaagaagaagtgaaacaTTTAACGAAGAAATGTAGTGATGACAGGGAGGATGACGGAGTCACAGAGAGGTGTGGCATGAGACGAGAGGCTCCGGTCTGCAGCCATACACTCTTGCTTTTTTCCGACTTCACTTTACTGACTGGAAACCATGACCATATATGGAAATCAcactccttgtgtgtgtgtgtgtgtgtgtgtgtgtgtgttcctgtcataaaaactgaccttgtaaggacctcatggagaccaaaacctggtcctagagACTTAAACTGAGGTAGATTTTATTACAACAGTTTTGGCTGTAACAGgttgtcagcagcagggggcgctatCTCTTTAAAACAAATCCGCCCAGTGTCAGCGAGACACTTCTGTCCATGCTTCTTTGCAGTTAGTATGAgtctctgctgccacctgctggttgtGATCGCGCAACACATGATGGCGACAGATGACAggcgccacctgctgctgagaagctagtgtctgtgtgtgtctgtttgtgtgtgtgtgtgtgtgtgtgacaacatgAACTAAATGAACTCCAGTGTTCTTCATTTatacaaacgttcacttggtCCTCATTAGATTTagatggtcaaaggtcaaggtcactgaTAAATGTCTGCACAAATGTTCACATGGACTCTGATGGTCAGAGGTCAAATGTCAGGGAAGGAATGCATCACAGTTTTGAAACTGAACATGAACCAtgattcacacatgcacacacactcacacacacaatctctgtCCTCTGAGTGTGACATGGATGATGgtaacactctctctctctctctctcttctctccagctgctctctgattggtcCAGAGTCTGACTCAGCAGCAGCCAACCAGCTgcctcagtgctgctgctgcatctcctcagtcatgtgactgtcgggaagagagagaagagccgAGCAtccaacactgctgctgtttcccggaagtgtgtgtttgtgtgtgtgtgcgggtattactaatttgtggggacctaaacctgtttacacagtcacattatggggacttgtcttccttgtggggacaaaaatcaagaccccacaacgtaaatgattacattttaaggtgaagatttgttttaaggttaggttgagggttaaggttaggattaggattaggccagtagtaattgtggttaaagttagagtaagtctccaggaaatgaatgtaagtccatgcaatgtcccctcaagtcatgaatatccaacgtgtgtgtgtgtgagtgagtgagtgtgtgtatatatacacatatacagtacagtataacaATTGTATATTATCCATCCTACTGCTTTATacccacagggggcgctgtgccactCTCCGCTGTcgtagggtgataggcgggctcaccttggacaggtcacctATCCATCAcaaggacacatagagacaaacaactgtccactcttacactcacacctatCGTCATATTAGAGTGACCACTTTACCTGACCCTGTGatctgcatgtacacacacacacacacacacacacatgtgacccTGACCGGGTCAAGAAGCCAGGTCTGAGTGCTGCAGAAGCACTACACTGTCTGTGACCACCAGAGAGCAGTGTGACATCATAGATCAGTTTGTTGTgagggaaaaacagacaaacacatgagtcactgagagacacagagacactgagacatagagaggcagagacacagaaacacagagagacagagacacagaaacagacaaacacatgagtcacatgagacactgagagacagagcgacacaggcacagagagacagagacagacagacaaacacatgagtcacacagacagacagagagagagagagtcatggtCCAGCTCTGTCTGTtcatgtcacacaaacacaaacatcagagacacagagacactgtctgACTTTTACTGGAGACACTCACTGCTAACTGCTATGCTAACAGAAGATGAACATGGTTTCATCAGAAATGATTGACAGAAGAATGTGAGTGCttgtgtcttcatgtcttcagcACTGCCCACCAAAGTGCTGAAGACATAAAAGACATAATGCAGACCAATgtgtctcatacaaccacagtTAAAAATATGAACTATCCCTGTAAGGTTTTTTGCAGAATTCTAAGTTAAGAGttaatttgattaaaataaatggacACAGATCATGTGACCTGAACTGTttcataaagtgtgtgtgtgtgtgtgttggacttGGTCTGAGTTTTCTTCTGCTcctgtttttcacttttctaCGACTCAACACTTTTTGACCTTCAGGTCAtgacatcaccatcatcagtgttgtctgatgatgtcactctgcTCATACATGTGCTGAGTCATGCCTTCTCCAGAGATGACTACTGCTGATTTCTGTCCTGTGGCGCCACCATCaggagaagatgatgaagatgattcCTGTGACAACTTAACTTAATatcaaaaattaaaatgactgttgAGAACCAGAATCCGGTCACAGAAGaacatctacgtcacatgatcatgtctttgtctcactgtttaactgaagtttgtaaaacactcactctcccacaccaaagtacatagagaaaatcagtgatttaaacatcaacattgtcgatccactgctgcctccatcactgagttcaaatgtcttattttgtcacttcggtgtttgaaatcctttgttcagattgacctcagtgatacaaagtgaccacacgaggcagcagaggaccagcagctcctgtgtccctgcagctctgACACTTTAATATCTAATGCAAATATAATAGTGAGAAGAGAACATTCTGCAGACATGATGATTACATGAGATGTGAATATGAATTTgtatcataatataataataacttcaCAAAAATGAGTCAGTAACATAATCACGTTCTTGTGCCAGAACATCACACTCACATTCCTGCGCTCAACCAGGTCAGGTTGTTCTTCCTGTTCAGCTGAGGAGGAGCTGTCTGcacagaggaggtgagagggtgaggaggtgaggagatgacagggtgagggtgagagggtgaggagaTGACAGGGTGAAACAGAAAGTAAAGCTGCAGAGAACAAAGACACAGATGATTTCCCTGCCTCAGCTGAACTCAGTTTCCACACAACTGTTCAGGCTCCGCCCCTCTGCTGACCAGTGTGCCGGTCACTACACATTATTATAGTTTTCATGTTCCATCATTAAAGAgatataaacagaaataaacagagacagaaacgaTGGATTGATAATCCAGGATTCGTCTCCTGCTGATCAGGCACAATCACAGATATTCATCTTATTATTTTACACGTTTTCACTTTGTGTGTCGTTCTGTTGACTGTGACTTCACCACCATGTAAAAAGTAGCCGAGGTGAATAAAAGCAGAGTtgaaaggcacacacacactcacgtgcatgtgcatgagacctgtcacatgactcactgtgtgtgtgtgtgtgtgtgtgtgtgtgtgtgagatcagcTGATGAAGCAGAGAAACTGGACTGACAGGAAATTTGACCTAATAACAAAGTGAAAGAGGTTCACACTGTTctcaggtcacacacacacgcatgcgcgcacacacacacgcacacacgcacacacacagacagggaaaCCAGGTCACAATGTTTCCTTGAAACTtcatattcttaaaataattTCTCACTCACTGAAATGAGTAAGAAATCTGcaacataaacatgtatatgtaacaataacataaacatgtatatgtAACAATAACTATAacataaacatgtgtatgtaacaataacaataacataaacatgtatatgtaacaataacaataatataaacatgtatatgtaacaataacataaacatgtatatgtAACAATAACATGTATATGTAACGATAACAATAACATGCATAtgtgacaataacaataacaataacataaacatgtgtatatatatatatatatatatatatgtatatatatatatatacagtatgtgtgtatagatagatagatagatagacagacagacagacagacaaacagatagatagatagatcactgctgtctctctgtgtgtatttgattaAGTGAGGTGAAGAGTGAAAACATGCtcgtgtgacctctgacccccctGCTGATGAGGAGCAGGTCAGGCCTGAAGTTCTCACACTGTTGTCCTGCAGcttcacacctcacacacactcacacagacacacacacacacgttggacattcatgacttgaggggacattgcattgacttacattcatttcctggagacttactctaaccttaaccacaattactactgacctaaccctaaccctgaccctaacctcaacctaaaacccttaaaacatatcttcaccttacaACGATTGTACTTGATCATGCTCAGTGGGGAATTTGACGGTTCCCCTGTCAAATTTGTTTTCATAGATCACAACTTTGGTAAATATGGAATGTTGGTCTGGTGTATTTTACAAAGCTGgtcaatgtttatttttggcatTTAATAATCACAAAATCAGCACTTCCACCCTCATGTAGTCTGGTCAGTAGGtaacaagtccccataatgtgagtgtgtaactacattagtaatacctggacacacgcactcacactcactcacacacacagacacagtggagGTGTCAGAGTGGACACTCACACTGAAGATGTTCTCACGCCGAGTCTCCACGTTTATTcctctgaactctgacctcagCGTCTGACTCtgttgacaaacacaaacacacacactcatgcacgcacacacgcacacacacacagcagctgcagtgtctGAACATGTCATTAACCATTCAGGACTTCTGTCTTCTGACATCTGGACATGACTGAGACCTGGACTAGTTTAGCTTAGCGTAGCTTAGTTTAGCATACAGACTATACCACGGATACTacagtttgtgttgtgtgaatgTGACTAATAACTCCTCCTACACTGTTACCATGACGACCCGCATCATCTGAatttgtgactttattttcatcaaCTTCATGTAAAAATTTACAAAAAGCCAGAGatcatcatgtgatcatcatGTGACAGAGCATCTCTAATCTATAATCTGATGAGTGTTAATCTCTGCATCAGAGATGTGAAGAAGAAACTGAACAAATCAAATCTCCTGAGTCATCGTCCTGcaaactgtctgtgtgtgtgtgtgtgagagaacatGGCTGTAACTGTAAGTCACATGATGCTGCAGAGAAATccccacttcctcctcctgctctgtcctTATATGGTCGTGTCTCACATGAGTcgtgactcctccccctcctcatcctcacagcccagtgtgtgtgtgtgttattgatcTGTAAATACAAACCTGATCCCATGTGTCAGCAGCTGCTGTCATGACTCAGcgataaacacacagacacagtatgCAAATGAGtcctgcagatgtgtgtgtgtgtgtgtgacatcagtgaaaccctgacctctgacctccctcACACTGAACCTGACCACAGAGgaaactcctctctctctgcactgaGTCAACCTTGCTCGCCCTAACCACAGAGTGGCAACTCAGTTAGCCTGATGCTAACAcctgctaaacacacacacacacacacacacacacagtgatgcagattattaaagggacagttctgCTTTCTCTTTGAGTCAAATGTCTTACTTTGatgcttcagtgacacaaagtgaccacacgagacAAACTTCAGTCTCCTGTTGAGATGAAGATGTAGACCATGTGGCGTAGAGAGCAGAGACTGACAGCCGTGTTttgagcagcagggggcgctcagaGTGCAGCAGTAACTGGGATGACTCACAGGAGAATCTATAGATGTAGAGATTAGTCTGTGAGTCAGCACCTGAAGGTCCATGTGTGATGGAGTGTGGTACAGGTAtatgcaaataacacacaaacacagagccgcctgcagctctgtgttgttgttttaaggaGAAGCTTAGTTTGTTCATGACTGatgttatcacacacacacacacacacgtatctGCAGATTAATGACAATCATCAAACACACTGTGGTCAActgaattacacacacacacacacacacacacacacacacacacagaggtttgtgcagctatcttCTCAGGACTCGACTTCCACAGCAGCTCAAGACATAAGTGAACTTGTGAGTATTCTAACTCAGTTTAGTATCAGTCACGTCGTtctccatgacttcatagctcctcctctttGTGGGAGGAGTCACCACAGACGTTTTGTCCGCGACACAAActcaaactagtgacttgtaaagcagttgttttgggcgaaagtgaatcattaaaaagatttgttcacagaatggttcaggACTTCAGTCACTGAACTCAAATACCGGTGAACGTggtcacgatcgccggctttcagcagtgctgtctctaaatccaccagactcTCTGTTAAACACTGACTAAATGTTGCAGACGAACGCatgtttcaggatttttaagtctttttaactttgatctacagttgtaCAATGTTGCTTTGACGTCGcgcttcagtgacgacactctctgaccaatcagtgaccttcagtctgatgacgtcacagtttagtatcgACTCAGCTGAACCAAACTAATTCAGTTCTGGGCCTCATAAAGGCTTGAACTAACCTTAACTCTAACCGGTTAATAATGAACCCTTACCttaatcttagtcctaaacttaaacCAGTTCCTCGGACATGAAGttcagcc encodes the following:
- the LOC122781043 gene encoding NACHT, LRR and PYD domains-containing protein 14-like; amino-acid sequence: SEEPPKDLPLLFRTKPGPSPGLSSESLKSDASKDLPLLFKTKPGPLRETSGVSVDEQTTCCSLCQKVLKDPVSTRCGHWFCKYCITSHWNQSGPPGDLCCPQCGQNISALNEGLQEVLDEHKISLRSRFEHVTEGTGGRGSRTLLNRIFTELYITQGQSEEVNTQHEVRQLETTFKKKMVQDTPIKCCDIFKALPDQQGRIRVVLTNGVAGVGKTFSVQKFTLDWAEGFENQDVNLLILLSFRELNLIRDQQHSLLTLLHVFHPTLQKVNSEKLAVCKPLFIFDGLDESRLSLDFSSRTPVSDVTHRSSVNVLLTNLIQGNLLPSALIWITSRPAAANQIPPTCVDRVTEVRGFTDDQKDEYFRKRSRSEDLSSRIISHIKTSRSLHIMCQIPVFCWISATVLEHMLTTEQRGELPKTLTDLYSHFLLVQIKSKKNKYDEGCETSPRELTEADREVLLLLGRLAFENLQKGDIMFYQEDLERCGLDVTEASVYSGVCTEIFRRESVIFQKTVYCFVHLSIQEFLAAVYMFHCYANRKTEVLQDFLGKQDDNSILDEFMKGAMKKSLQSENGHLDLFVRFLHGLCLESNQKLVGGLLGQTQNSPEIIQRVTDNLKRLKAYNISPNRCINIFHCLIEMNDNTVHREIQEFLNAEKRPAKEVSEIHCSALAYMLQMSEEVQDEFNLRTFNTSVEGRLRLIPAVRNCRRARVNRCRLSQPHCEVIGLALKSNPSYLTHLDLRWNHLEESGVKELSSGLQSPHCCLENLSLSECRLTEISCVSLASALNANPSHLKHLDLNKNELKDSGAKELSGFLRSPDCGLETLSLIDCSLTEIGCSSLSSALKSNPSHLKVLDLSWNKLQDSGVKELSSFLESPDCGLKTLSLIDCGLSEISCSSLASPLKLRPSNLRHLDLSGNDLQDSGVKELSAGLQSPHCGLDTLSLSECRLTEISCSHLVSALKLRPSPLRHLDLSMNLLQNSGVKKLSGFLQSPDCGLNSLRLSRCGLSEISCSSLAWALKLRPSHLRHLDLSGNDLQDSGVKELSAGLQSPHCGLDTLSLSECRLTEISCFSLASALKLRPSHLTHLDLSVNPLQDSGVKELSAGLQSPDCKLQTLRLSDCSLTEISCSYLTSALKSNPSHLRHLDLSFNNLQDSVVKELNGLVKSPDFRLDILRWRRDFQDRWV